Within the Populus trichocarpa isolate Nisqually-1 chromosome 14, P.trichocarpa_v4.1, whole genome shotgun sequence genome, the region ATAAATTGCATTGCGATCTATGAAGCAGTGTTTTaagacccggcccggcccggtgggtcgacctgggacccggccgacccgggcctgtgGCCGGGCCGGGTCTAAGCCAAAAACAGGCTGGGAATTGGCCCGGccagacccggtcgacccggaggGTCGACCAGGGACCCGGCCGGCCCGGctaaacccggctgagacccgggttttttttttttatattctcatGCCCGAAACGACAAGAGCAGATAGACGAATCACGAATGCATTGCAGAGCAGAGAAGTGAGAATAAgacctaattaatttcaagaatttgtCAAACTCATTTCACTCTCAGTCGCAAAGAAGAGCAGATGAGCAGAAGAATCTTGAATCCTTGATTGCCGTTTCAATTTTGAGCATAAGGTTAGAtgagtttttaattgtttctttcttctttcgccTTTCGCTATCCTctgtttcatcttcttccctcTGTTGAAATTGCAGGAGAGTATAACAGTGACATCGATTCTTCTCTCTGTTCAGTCTGTTGACCCATCGGTTCTTCCCATAGGTATGTATCTctgctcttttatttttctgttcgATTGACCCATCGAGAATACTTGTTCTTCCCACCGTATTATGATCATTTGTTATTTGCTAGTTCTTTTAGTTCATTTTCGACAGTACTATCGTGGATTAAGACTGACTTTTCTAGATATTAAGGTGGGAGGAACTGAACTCTTATATAAGAATATAAAGAAGGAAATCGATGATAAGAatctaaaacaatgaaaaattctGAAGtagaacttcaaaaaaatttctaaaaaaccaGCAGCTCAATTGTAACTGATAGTAAATGACTTCTATTCATGCTAGTAGACTGGAATCGATGTGTCAACTTCATTGATTGTTGATAGAACAGGTAGTGTAATGCCAGGGGAAAACTATGAttgttatgtgtttttttttataggtttttttgggttgacccgggtcaatccATCTAACCCGTGATCCGATCACTTGACCGGGTCaatgaccgggtcgggtttcaaaaatATGCTAAAAAGAATTCAActataattaccaaaaaaaaatcgaaatttTTAGATGAGATTTGACTCTTTGattttgtgataaaattaaatgaagacAGATGAAGAGACAGGCAAGATTGATCAAATTAGCAGTGCAAGTTTTAGATGTGACACGAAATCAACAGTTGAAGTCTTCGAGAGCAAGATTGCCATCAGACCCTGCAAAATCTCACTCCCTGTTATACATTGCACCTAGGAAAAGAAGTTGGAAAGTGTTCTCACGACAGGGACCTTCCGGTTAGAGCGCATACAAATTAACTGTTGCCACGCGTGGTGGTTTCGGTGAAACCCGAGGGGGAGAATCTTGGCAAACTGCTAGGAAAGATGGGCCTTTCTGTTTTAAAGCCAGCTGACTTGAATTGGACACGAGCTGCAGCTACTGCTAGCAGGTGCACATATGGGTGCTTCCATTCCACCAGCCACCAGGCCGGCGATGCAATGTGGAGGGTACTGGCAGCGGGTGCCTCATGCAACCGAACATTTGGCGCTAAAGGCAGTTTCACTATTTACTCTACTCAGCGCCTCTTATGTTAAGACAACAATGTCGCGTAGTTGTATTGGGAAAAAGGTTGCTAGTAAAATATTGGCGActagttaaaaaaagagagagaagaagctCAGAGGACTTTTGCTAGGCAATATAGAAATAGAGTAGGGACATCCTTGGCCATATAAGCTGTCCTCTTGTCATCGAACACGTGAAAAGACTCTTCGATCGATTCCACTTGCAATCTTACATATATGTATAGGCGCAACCGCACAAGCATCTCCATCGATCGGTAGCAAAACAGAATCCCATTTTGAGAGAGATTCAacaaacattatatatatttgaatgtcagaaaacaaataaaacccaCCTGCATTTCAGAGAATCTCTTGTCCAAATTCAATCACACACCATATATTTTTGTGTCACCTCTGTTCATAGGGACAGTACATTtcttgcctctctctctctctctctctctctctctgctatATAGTCTAATTTGCATTGCCATTTCACTTTGATCCGCCTTTGGAGATGGCCTTCCATATTGGCATACTATGAAAGAAGCATGACCGCATCTGTGCATGGCAAGAAGATAATTTCAGGTAACGTGCATCTTCGAAATGATTTagtaattgatttgttttgtcGTTCTTTTATAAGCTATAACTATAATTCTTGAAAACGGAGCGGTAATTTTCCTTATGATGAGGTATATATATAGTGTATAATTTCGTGCAAGGCATTCCCCACGCTAATTATCATTACCATGGATGCATTGAAAAATAAGCAGCAAGCCGATTTCGTGATGTTTGGTTTAATTGCTGTATACGTTGATATTGGCGTGTTTTTATGCAAGTAAATAAAGTGTGGTATTGTACAAACAAACctttttagaataataattacGAACAAAATTCTTTTTGATGGTAAACTTATCACATGCCAGCCAGTTCTAGCTTGGCATGCAGGTGATATTATAGTCTTGTTATCAGAGTTGTCAATTGGATTATTTTAGTTGTTTGCTTTAATCCCATGAGACATTTGAATAGAAGGGCTCGAGAGCTGAAAGAAggagaaacattaaaaaagggGACAAATTTGTtagagttatatatataagaaaaaaaagtttgctGAGAGTTATGCTTGGCAGCTGAATCCACCTGGCGCACATGCAAGAGCCTTTGTTTAATGGAAGAGGCTCCCTACTTTCTCAATATTGTGTTAATTACGGCTTGTGATGGAAGTGTTGattcttctatttctttctttcaatggATCTTCTTGTAAGAATAATGGTAATTTTATGGAAAGATTCTTCTCAAAGCTATTTTTCGTAAGTTCTCAATCCTTAGACTCGAGGATCTATTTAATTTCGTAGTTGTAGTGCATGGTGTTTAAAGAAAGATAATTGTTTGaaggttataaaaaattaagaagttgAGAAGAAgattataaataatacaaaaatattataattgtaattagtAACTTTCtattagttatttaatttaattttttttaatttatcccacGATTAACTTTTGATTACTAATTAATAGCTTTGAATAAACTTTGGATCGAAAAACCCAAGAAAGTGGAATCAACTCAAAGCTAGCATTATCCTTGATGCCATATTGGTACTTCCGAGCAGAGATTTCAAGGATTTcggagatatatatatatattcaaacttaCATTACTGAGGATCCCAGATTCTGTTGCACTCTTCAAGCTTTAATATCCTTGCAATTTCTCACTAGCGTGCATGATCATGTTTTTGAGTTCAAGATGTATACTTAAATAGAGAATACGGTTGGTTAGATATGGTTAGTAAGATTTAACTTGTAGCAGGTATCCGAGGACGAACATTTCTAAGCATGGGGGAAGCCAAAAAACTGGAACATAGAAAGAGTCAAGGCATCATCGAGATCAACAACATCATCTTCGGATGGCAGGTACAAGACGAATTTCTCGCctcgtttttttaatttttgatgtcGGGCAACCTTATGTGATATGGTTTTGAGGTAGGATGCTCTTCACCTAAAGTTATTAGTGAATTGTTCTTGAAAATCTTTGCATGTATTTCTGTCAGAAAAGGTAGATAAAAGGTTGGAAATTTAACATTAAGATCTTAAACTCGTTTAAGTGTGTTAGTGTGGCACGTCAATGTctaaaaacttcaatttatgCTTTTAGAGCGTGTATTGGCACTCTTTTAGATTCAGCTATAGAGTTTACCattcgaaaaagaaaaaaaaaaacggtagATACAATGCCCATGGTCCAGGCGCTTTCATGCTCAATTTGGTCAAACttaaaagtaataaatattaGTCTCggtaatgtttgtttttgtttttttaaagagtttttgaaaaaaattaatttattttatttttttattttaaattaatattattttgatatttgatattattttaattttgatatgttaatgtgaaaaataattttttaaaaataaaaaatattattttaatatatttttaaaaataactgaaaGATTAGAAACACAAGAAGATGTTCTCGAACATAACTACATGTCGTGTCTTCACACCAAACCAAATGACTCTTTACACGCGttgtttaatttcaaatatctAATCGAATCGGTTCAAGCATTCGTGTTATCCTAATGTTCTCGTTGTTAACGATGTGCATTTGTCCTGCCTaaccttttttataaaatccatCACCACCCCTTGAGTTCTTTCCAGGAAATTTGGCAAACTTCAAGATTTAGCTAGATAggtggagagagagggaggggcaTCTTACTATCAAGGGGTTCGCAACAATACCTTCACTTAGCATCAGCACTGCGGTGACAACTGTTACAAGTCATGGTATGCAATTCAATGGCTATTCCTTCCTCTCAAGCAACTGTAGCACAAAAAGATAGGTTCAAAGAACACAATGGCCTTTACCGTTCAAATTCTGGCAAAGATTTCTGCAACCGAGCCACCATGCGGAGATCCTATTCAGATAACCACCTCTGTTATTCCGTTAACTACGTCCGTGCTGCATCATCACAGCCAAAGCTTAAAAGCAGCCGTTCGGTTGGTATCTTCCCTTTTCAGATTTCTAGCTCCATAATCCCAGCATCACTTCGATCATTTCTGTTTGACCCTGAGACAAGCAAAGACATGAATATTGCCAAGGACGGAGTTGACGGTTCATTAAAGAAAGATGAGATCATAGTGGACAGTTCAGATGAGGGCAGTGCTAGCACTGAACTAGGAGAGGTAAAGAGAACGAATTGGGTGGAGCGGATTTACGAGATCAGAAATCATTGGAGGAATAGGCAACAGAAAGAGGACATTTATGGAGAAGAAGAGTTATCTGATGCCAGCAAAAATGGTGATAGTAATTGCGAGGATGGCTGCATGGTAGACTATAACTCAGACGAGGAAGGAggagaaataaaatatgatcGAGAAacatttttaagatttttggcTCCAGTTGGTTGGTCTGATACCAAGCTACTCTCAAAGCTGGCTTTCTTGTGCAATATGGCTTATGTTATACAAGAGATTAAGGTACGCACTTTCTGTCCCTCACAGCAATTACGCGGCCCGTCCTTCTAGGATCTGGATCATCTAAACTTCACTGCTTGGCTAACTCTATGGTAGTAGCGATCTATTGgttaagaaataagaaatttggttttggatttcaaaaataatggtgaaaattaatattttaactcTTTAGAAAATTATCACTCATCCATcatgtgattcatcaaacaaggTAGTCAGTAATCTACTTACTTCATCAATCATCAGCCCAGAGAGGTAATGCCAGCCCAAGCAAAATATGCATCTAACACCAGTAATTTATCCATTAATATGCAGGCCATGGATTTGAGGAGATATTACGGCCTACACTTTGTCACATCTTCTTTAGAAAAGAAAGCGGAGGCTGCTGCCGTGAAAGAGAAGCTTGATCATGACGCGACTCACGCCCCTGCAGCTACCCTTGTAGTTGCCAAATCCAACTCAGGGAACACGGAGGAACCTGAGCAGAAGCACCCCATCCGCTCATCTCTTGCTTATGGGATTGCTGCCTCAGCTGCATCTTATGTCCAATCACGTGCACAGGGCCTTCTTTCTCATGGCATTCAACCTCAGCAGGAAGGTGATTGTACTGATTCAAGCAGTACTGGAAACCAACCAGTCGAGGACGTAGACCAGCCCGTTGAAGATGGTGAGAGACCTCAGCGAGTATATAAATCAGAGGTGGCTGCTTATGTTGCAGCATCAACTATGACAGCGATGGTTGCGGCCGGGGAGAAGGAAAAACAGGAGGCAGCAAGGGACCTTCAGTCACTCCACTCAGCACCCTGTGAATGGTTTGTTTGTGACGATGTAAGCACGTATACACGCTGCTTTGTGATTCAGGTAAATAATTCCTTCGTCATTCATTGCATTTTGTATGCTTTGGAACATAGTCCTAATATCGTATTATAGTTTTCACTTTAGGTATAATATTCTATTTCTGAAAGATAGACACAAATCTGAGAAGTGTTGAGCTTGTTTTCGTGTTTCCAAATTGCAGGGATCCGACTCCCTTGCATCTTGGCAGGCAAACCTCCTATTTGAACCCACTAAATTTGAGGTAAGTATTGGCTGCAAACTCTCACAACTCGCAAAAGTCATGTTGAGAAGATACACCATTTTAGAAGAGGAGAAAAGCTTGTACCACTGATTAAATACTGTGTTTGACAGGGTACAGATGTGCTTGTTCACAGAGGAATTTATGAAGCGGCAAAGGGAATATATGAACAGTTCATGCCAGAAATAATGGAACATTTGAACAAACATGGAGAACGTGCTAAGCTTCAATTTACGGGCCATTCTCTTGGGGGTAGCCTCTCCCTTTTAGTCCACTTGATGCTCCTGACCAGGAAGATCGTCAAGACCTCTGCTCTTAGGCCAGTGGTCACTTTTGGCTCACCATTTGTGTTCTGTGGAGGCCAAAAGATCCTAAATTATTTGGGGTTAGATGACAACCATGTACACTGTGTAGTGATGCATAGAGATATTGTCCCAAGAGCTTTCTCCTGCAACTACCCCAACCATGTGACACTAGTCCTCAAGCGATTAAATGGCTCCTTCCAGTCACACCCTTGTCTAACTAAAAATGTAAGTATCTGTTTGATCAACTATATCTTTCCATTCTCAAACCATCTATATGCTACTCGCTCAGACTTGTATAGTCTAAGGAGTTGGACTATCAACTTCATGGCATCCCCTCAAACTCGTTCTCCATCCAAAGGTTCACACTCCAAATGTAGCATgtaccttattttttaaaaagttcaaaGATGCCTGGTTTTGTTCCACTCCCAATCTTTAGTTTAGACCATATTAGagttaaaatataaatgcagTCAAAATTTCTCCTTCACCTTCTCCTGTGTTTTTATGCAGAAATTCCTGTACTCTCCACTTGGGAAATTATTCATACTCCAACCTGATGAGAAGTCATCTCCTCCACACCCTTTACTCCCTCCAGGAAGTGCACTGTATGCTTTTGATAAAACCCAACACAGGTTCGCTGCAAGTGCCATAAAGGCATTCCTGAATTGTCCCCACCCACTGGAAACTCTTAGCGATCCCACAGCCTATGGCTCGGAAGGTACAATTCTAAGAGACCATGACTCGAGCAACTACCTAAAGGCAGTGAACAAGGTTCTAAGGCAAAATTCAAAGATGGTTGGTTGGAAAGTACATGAATGGGGGAATCAATTGTGGCCATTGCTTGCCTCACCATCTCCACACTTATGGAACCACGAAAACACTTTGGAAAGAAGTATGTTTGGCACCAAGAAGGCCATGACTGGTGTGTAAAGAAATTTTGCAGGGTTCTCCCCTGGTTAGATATACATGAGACAATGAATATATGTACAGCCGATAAGCTCTTGTATATGTAGTTATCATTCATCATCAATGACTAACACCTTAATGAAATCCAATATTTCTTGTAGCAAAGATACTGCAAAATCTATAtgcactttcttttttctgttcttcACAAATTTGACCTATCAGGCTCAGCTCACAGCTATTAGTTCAGATTTATATTCTAAGCTGCACTGCTGCATCAAGGAGTACAAATCAAATGACCTATGACTCAATGGTTACAATCAAAGACAATCTAATTTGTTCAAAAAAGTTACTGAACAAAGTTTGGGCAACTAGATGTAATTCAAGATCTAATTCTGCAAATAGGGCAACTCTAATGTCGTCAGTATGGCTACTACCAAGTATAGAGTGCAAAAGAATAGAAAACCTATAAATGCTTGAAACTCCTGACTAATACACTCGAAACAAACAATCTAGTATATTAATTCCAACTGTAGTCTCAAGTGAATTAGATTGTTTTCTGAAAGATAATACAGATAGTTCAGATAGACACAAAGAGTTTTGAGGAACtactaaaaaattagattgtttTCTGAAAGATAGTACAGATAGTTCAGATAGACATAAGGAGTTTTGAGGaactactaaaaaataaaattcctctGATAATTTACCTAAGAAAAGAAGGACATAGTAATAGCCACTTCCTACACAGTATAGAGAACACATCCATGACTACAACATTACAGAGGAAAGAGTTGAAACTATCGTTTACCAGCATCAGCCATCTTTTTGCGTATTTCATGAGCTGCATTGAAGATGCCAAGAGTAGGTTCATTGCACACAAAACACTTCTTGTTCTTCGCATGATGCTGTAAAGCAGAAAGGGGGGGGGAataaaataagttcaaaatcaCGGAAAATTTAAGTAATTTCGAAACATAATTCAGAAAGCAAAATCACAAAGGAAACAATAGCTAAAGTGCAACACGTAGGAGTAAAAGGGGCTACCTTTAAAGCGCAATGCTCACAGAAGTAATGTTTGCATTTAGTCATGACAGGATCCACAAAATTCTCCCTACAAATGAAACAAGCAAATGGCAACTCATCTTCGTCATCATCATCGTGCCCTGCACCCCCAACCTCCTCATCATCCATTCCCAAGGCCAAATTTCTCTTCCTTGCCTTTTCGGCTTCCTCCCATTCTTTCTCCATCTGCCACCCAGACTTGTAATCCCCTCGATCATGCATAAACTTGCATGAATCTCCATACCCACAGTAACCAGTTTCTTTATAATCCTTACATATATCCGGCTGATAATCAAACCTTGCTGACACTCTTATGTGAGCAGAAGCCCTGAGAGGCCCATGTGATCCACCTGCTTTCTCACTTGAAATCGTTTGCTCTCTTCGAAACCCAGCTTTATGATCAGTATACCCATGAATCCCCTTGTACAACTTTTCATCACCAGAACTCatttttttacccttcaaaGCATCATCAGCTTGCTTTAGAGCTCTCTCACGAATGGCCCGGGCATCTTTCGAAAACTCAGTCTCAGTTTCTAGAGTTGCAGTTGCTCTACTATCATGCTGAACTTGAATTTCCTTAGAAGACTCGAATTGAAATAACAACCTTTCAGGTTCTGCATTTGATTCAGACGATTTCTTTAACGGTCCAGTAGAAAAGTAGAGCTTATTGTCAGCTTTCGGGGCTTTTTTCTGACTGTGTAACAGAGAGGTTTGAGTTTTTGaatcctcatcctcatcctcatcctcatcaaTCATTCTCTTTCTAATATTCTTGTTCTTCAtcggttttctaaaaaaattgcaCACTGCAAAggccaaatatatttaaaataaaaataaaaaattactacaaCGGATAatagatgaaatcgaaaaaagcaaaaaaagagaTGAGTCTTGACAAAGAAAAATGCGTACCTGCTTCAGTCTGTTGAGGTTCGCGTTCAGTTGGATCTGCCATATCAAAAAGCAAAACGACCAAAGACCACAGCTTTCACCAGTCCAATACAGTCAATAGCTACAATTCGTCGTGTTATTTGAGAATctgaaaatcaaatcaaagacGAAACCCTAGAAAATCAACAAGAGAACATGCACATGCACACCCTACCAAATTAAACCTAATCAGATACAGAGTTTTAAGCAAATAACTTCACAAGGAAACCTGAAAAGAACgaattaataaactaaaaaccctaaaagcaAGCTCTCGAGCATCGAAATACCCTAGGAAAGTAAGAGCAAAAGAGCAGAGAGATATAATAAACTTACTCAGAAGCAGAAAGAATGGCGTCGTCAAACTCCAGAAAGTTCTTCGAGTTCCGATCTATTTTTCAGGCGTAACGCAGAAACGCCGAGAGTGCTAAAGGGCGGGCGTGGGCTGTTTGTGTGTTGCCGGTTCTTTTTTGCTCGTGCTGCCGCTTCAATCTTCGCCGTGTAATTATAATTCGTGATTGATGTTATATAAACCGTACGATCAGTGAGCCCGACTCGATTTAGCTAACTGCACACGTCATCAGAAAATGAGCTGACGTGGGCTGGTGGCTCACATCATTAAGGCCCATAACACAAAATAACATAGAtgcatttttctatttataaaaaattaaagaacaagtaaaaatatatatgtttataatagagatgttcatatttttttttgtatactttttttaatatttaaaatacaagataagtagtttatttatgaaaaaaaataaaaacattaaaggaCACTAGAAAATTTAAGTGtaatgaaaaactaaaagactAAATTCAAGAGTTTAAGAGATTCTAATGggcatttaatatatatatatatatatatagattttataaCATTTACTCTTTAATGACCATATACTAAAATATATCTTATTAaaaccttacaaaaaaaaactcaatggaaaaaaacttaagtaaaggaaaaatataatattcttgTGTGATTTTTGAATACTTCAGAATTTAATAAAAggttttatataaatacttcAAGATCTATGTTTGAATGCTTCGGgattcataaaaatatcaaattacctCTTTAAAACATTGCAAAGGAAAACTCAATGGGAAAAAACCTAAACGAAGGAAAAAAGAGTACAATTTGCATTGACTGCACCTTAAAAGTAAATGTCTTATGATAAATCTTTAAGATGACACATTTCAATATTATGAACAAGTTTCTTGAAAGTTGAGGCTAATAAAGACTTTGTAAATAAGTTTGTTAAATTATCATTAACCTAATTTGCTTGATATCAAATTTTCCATTTTATTGAAGCttgtgattataaaaaaaaactttggtgaGATATGCTTTGTTTTGTCTCCTTTAATATAGCCTCCTCGAACTTGAGTGATGCAAGTAGCATTACCTTCAAACAATATTATAAGACTATCTTCAAGGGTTGACAatccatatttttcttttatgtgctGGATAATTGATTTTAGTTATATACATTCTTGACTTGCTTTATAGATTGCAATAATTTCTGAATGATTTGATGAAGTATCCATTAATGTTTGTTTGATATATCTCTAAGAAATTGTAGCCATATGTAAACAAATGATCTATTTGTAATCTCTATTTGTGGGGATTAGAGAGATAACATGCATCTGCATATCCAATCAATTGTGAATTTGATCAACTATAAAATAACTCCCATTTTAGTTGTTCTACGGAGAAAGCGAAGTATATATTTGACCCCATCCTAGTGTTTTTTGTGTGAGAGTGGAACTATATCTTACCAATAAATTGACTATAAATGCTAAATCTGGTTTTGTATAATTCACAATATACATGAGTGCTCTAATAACATTAAGATATGATACTTATAGACCAAGAATTTCTTCATCCTCTCCTAGCGGTTGAAAAGGGTCTTTCTTCGTATAAAGTAGTCGAACAATCATAGGTTTACTTAAAGGATGAGCATTGTTCATGTAAAAGTGCTTCAAGACCTTTTATGTATACCTCGATTGATGgataaatttttcatttgaaagatgtttaatttataaaccaagacaaaattttatctttttaagagCTTTCATCTTTCAAATAGGTTGCAGTTTTTATAAGCTCTTCAGAAGTATCAACAAGATTTAAATCATTAACATATACTGCAACAATAGCAAATCTGAATGtggttttcttaataaaaatgcaTGGGCAAATCATATTATtctcaaacattttttataGGAGGTATTTATTAAGATAATTATACCACATTCGACTAGATTATTTCAACccatataaaattttttgtagtttaataGAATAAACACTTATGTGTTTATCATAAAAAGCTTCAAGCATTTTGAATCCTTCAAAGATTTTCATATAGGTATCTTTATCTAATGATCCATGTGGATATTTTGTAACTACATCCATTAAATGcatatttaaagtttttgagACTACTAAATCAATTAAGAATTTGAAAGTGATTGCATTCATAACTGGAGAATAAGTTTCCTCATAATCAATGTCAGGTCTTTATGAGAAATCTTGTGCAACAAATCATGCCTTGTATTGAATAATTTCATTGTTATCATTTCGTTTTCTAACAAAAACCCGCTTATATCCAACATGCATATTAGCTTCAGGTGTATGAACTACAAGTCCAAATACTTCACATTTTGCAAATGAGTTTAACTCTGTTTGAATTGCTTCTTTTTCACATTGGTCAATCATTTCTATGTTGACACTCTTCAACAGTTTGtggtttaatttcatcatcactTCTAGTGATGTCAAAAGTAGCCTTAAATGCAAATACAtcatttatgataattttatttcgaTCCAAAATCTCTCA harbors:
- the LOC7494145 gene encoding phospholipase A1 PLIP1, chloroplastic: MVCNSMAIPSSQATVAQKDRFKEHNGLYRSNSGKDFCNRATMRRSYSDNHLCYSVNYVRAASSQPKLKSSRSVGIFPFQISSSIIPASLRSFLFDPETSKDMNIAKDGVDGSLKKDEIIVDSSDEGSASTELGEVKRTNWVERIYEIRNHWRNRQQKEDIYGEEELSDASKNGDSNCEDGCMVDYNSDEEGGEIKYDRETFLRFLAPVGWSDTKLLSKLAFLCNMAYVIQEIKAMDLRRYYGLHFVTSSLEKKAEAAAVKEKLDHDATHAPAATLVVAKSNSGNTEEPEQKHPIRSSLAYGIAASAASYVQSRAQGLLSHGIQPQQEGDCTDSSSTGNQPVEDVDQPVEDGERPQRVYKSEVAAYVAASTMTAMVAAGEKEKQEAARDLQSLHSAPCEWFVCDDVSTYTRCFVIQGSDSLASWQANLLFEPTKFEGTDVLVHRGIYEAAKGIYEQFMPEIMEHLNKHGERAKLQFTGHSLGGSLSLLVHLMLLTRKIVKTSALRPVVTFGSPFVFCGGQKILNYLGLDDNHVHCVVMHRDIVPRAFSCNYPNHVTLVLKRLNGSFQSHPCLTKNKFLYSPLGKLFILQPDEKSSPPHPLLPPGSALYAFDKTQHRFAASAIKAFLNCPHPLETLSDPTAYGSEGTILRDHDSSNYLKAVNKVLRQNSKMVGWKVHEWGNQLWPLLASPSPHLWNHENTLERSMFGTKKAMTGV
- the LOC112324158 gene encoding zinc finger CCCH domain-containing protein 1, with product MADPTEREPQQTEAVCNFFRKPMKNKNIRKRMIDEDEDEDEDSKTQTSLLHSQKKAPKADNKLYFSTGPLKKSSESNAEPERLLFQFESSKEIQVQHDSRATATLETETEFSKDARAIRERALKQADDALKGKKMSSGDEKLYKGIHGYTDHKAGFRREQTISSEKAGGSHGPLRASAHIRVSARFDYQPDICKDYKETGYCGYGDSCKFMHDRGDYKSGWQMEKEWEEAEKARKRNLALGMDDEEVGGAGHDDDDEDELPFACFICRENFVDPVMTKCKHYFCEHCALKHHAKNKKCFVCNEPTLGIFNAAHEIRKKMADAGKR